A genome region from Rhodopseudomonas boonkerdii includes the following:
- the fdhF gene encoding formate dehydrogenase subunit alpha, translating to MSLVHEIDYGTPKSKSEKMVTLTIDGQSVTVPEGTSIMRAAMEMGTQIPKLCATDMVDAFGSCRMCLVEIEGRAGTPASCTTPAMEGLVVKTQTSRLKALRKGVMELYISDHPLDCLTCAANGDCELQDMAGAVGLRDVRYGYDGENHVFAKSGPKHTHNSPEACENDRWMAKDDSNPYFTYDPSKCIVCSRCVRACEEVQGTFALTISGRGFDSRVSPGMSESFLGSECVSCGACVQACPTATLTEKAVIEIGQPEHSKVTTCAYCGVGCTFKAEMRGEELVRMVPYKDGKANRGHSCVKGRFAWGYANHKERILNPMIRDKITEPWREVSWDEAFNFAATKFKGIQAKYGKDAVGGITSSRCTNEEVYVVQKLIRAGFGNNNVDTCARVCHSPTGYGLSSTFGTSAGTQDFDSVEDTDVVVIIGANPTDGHPVFASRLKKRLRQGAKLIVVDPRRTDIVRSAHIEAQHHLPLLPGTNVAVLTAMAHVIVTEGLVNETFVRERCDWSEFEDWASFVAEPSRSPEATAVQTGVDPKELRAAARLYATGGNGAIYYGLGVTEHSQGSTTVIAIANLAMATGNIGRPGVGVNPLRGQNNVQGSCDMGSFPHELPGYRHIAGDAVREQFEAMWNVKLNPEPGLRIPNMFDAATEGTFMGLYVQGEDILQSDPNTSHVVAALSSMECVIVHDLFLNETANYAHVFFPGSTFLEKNGTFTNAERRIQRVRKVMSPKNGMEDWEVTLGFAKALGFEMNYTDPSQIMDEIAALTPTFAGVSYEKLEKEGSVQWPCNEKQPLGTPIMHMDGFVRGKGKFMRTEYVATDERTGPRFPLLLTTGRILSQYNVGAQTRRTDNVVWHEEDRLELHPHDAEQRGIRDGDWVRLQSRAGETTLRALITERVAPGVVYTTFHHPTTQANVITTEFSDWATNCPEYKVTAVQISPSNGPSEWQKEYEEQARQSRRIAPLEAAE from the coding sequence ATGTCGCTCGTTCACGAAATCGATTACGGCACTCCGAAGTCCAAATCCGAGAAGATGGTGACGCTGACCATCGACGGGCAGAGCGTCACGGTGCCCGAGGGCACCTCGATCATGCGTGCCGCCATGGAGATGGGCACGCAGATCCCCAAACTTTGCGCCACCGACATGGTCGATGCCTTCGGTTCCTGCCGCATGTGTCTGGTCGAGATCGAGGGCCGTGCCGGCACGCCGGCGTCCTGCACTACGCCGGCGATGGAAGGGCTCGTCGTCAAGACGCAGACCTCGCGGCTCAAGGCGCTGCGCAAGGGCGTGATGGAGCTCTATATCTCCGACCACCCGCTCGACTGCCTCACCTGTGCCGCCAATGGCGACTGCGAATTGCAGGACATGGCAGGCGCAGTCGGCCTGCGCGACGTACGCTACGGCTATGACGGCGAGAACCATGTGTTCGCCAAGTCCGGCCCCAAGCACACCCACAATTCGCCGGAAGCCTGCGAAAACGATCGCTGGATGGCGAAGGACGATTCCAACCCGTATTTCACCTATGATCCGTCAAAGTGCATCGTCTGCTCGCGCTGCGTCCGCGCCTGCGAGGAAGTGCAGGGCACCTTCGCGCTGACCATCTCCGGCCGCGGCTTCGACAGCCGCGTCTCCCCGGGCATGAGCGAATCGTTCCTCGGTTCGGAATGTGTCTCCTGCGGCGCCTGCGTGCAGGCCTGCCCGACGGCGACGTTGACCGAGAAAGCGGTCATCGAGATCGGTCAACCCGAGCATTCCAAGGTCACTACCTGCGCGTATTGCGGCGTTGGCTGCACGTTCAAGGCGGAAATGCGCGGCGAGGAGCTGGTGCGCATGGTGCCGTATAAGGACGGCAAGGCCAATCGCGGCCATTCCTGCGTCAAAGGCCGCTTCGCCTGGGGCTATGCGAATCACAAAGAGCGCATCCTCAATCCGATGATCCGCGACAAGATCACCGAGCCATGGCGCGAAGTGTCGTGGGACGAAGCGTTCAACTTTGCTGCCACAAAGTTCAAAGGCATCCAGGCCAAGTATGGCAAAGACGCTGTCGGCGGCATCACCTCGTCACGCTGCACCAACGAAGAAGTCTATGTGGTGCAGAAGCTGATCCGCGCCGGCTTCGGCAACAACAATGTCGATACGTGCGCCCGCGTCTGCCATTCGCCGACCGGCTACGGCCTGTCGTCCACCTTCGGCACCTCCGCCGGCACCCAGGATTTCGACTCGGTGGAAGACACTGATGTGGTTGTCATCATCGGCGCCAATCCGACCGATGGGCATCCGGTGTTCGCCTCGCGCCTGAAGAAGCGCCTGCGCCAGGGCGCCAAGCTGATCGTGGTCGATCCGCGCCGCACCGACATCGTCCGCTCGGCGCATATCGAGGCTCAGCACCATCTGCCGCTGCTGCCCGGCACCAATGTCGCCGTGCTTACGGCGATGGCGCATGTCATCGTCACCGAAGGCTTGGTCAACGAGACCTTCGTGCGTGAGCGTTGCGACTGGAGCGAGTTCGAGGACTGGGCGAGCTTTGTTGCCGAACCCTCGCGAAGCCCGGAAGCCACCGCCGTCCAGACCGGGGTCGATCCGAAGGAACTGCGTGCGGCCGCCCGTCTCTATGCCACCGGCGGCAATGGCGCGATCTATTACGGCCTCGGCGTCACCGAACACAGCCAGGGTTCGACCACGGTCATCGCCATCGCCAATCTCGCCATGGCGACCGGCAATATCGGCCGTCCCGGCGTCGGCGTGAATCCGCTGCGCGGCCAGAACAATGTGCAGGGCTCCTGCGACATGGGCTCGTTCCCGCACGAACTGCCGGGTTATCGCCACATCGCCGGTGATGCGGTGCGCGAGCAGTTTGAGGCGATGTGGAACGTGAAGCTCAATCCGGAGCCGGGCCTGCGCATCCCCAACATGTTCGACGCCGCTACCGAAGGCACCTTCATGGGCCTTTATGTACAAGGCGAAGACATCCTGCAGTCCGATCCTAACACCTCGCATGTGGTCGCGGCGCTGTCGTCGATGGAATGCGTCATCGTGCATGATCTCTTCCTCAACGAGACCGCCAACTACGCCCACGTGTTCTTCCCGGGGTCGACCTTCCTGGAGAAGAACGGCACTTTCACCAACGCCGAACGTCGCATCCAGCGCGTGCGCAAGGTGATGTCGCCGAAGAACGGCATGGAAGACTGGGAAGTCACCTTGGGCTTCGCCAAGGCGCTCGGCTTCGAGATGAACTATACCGATCCGTCCCAGATCATGGACGAGATCGCGGCGTTGACGCCGACTTTCGCCGGCGTCTCCTACGAGAAGCTGGAAAAGGAAGGTTCGGTGCAGTGGCCGTGCAACGAGAAGCAGCCGCTGGGCACGCCGATCATGCACATGGATGGCTTCGTGCGTGGCAAGGGCAAGTTCATGCGTACCGAATATGTAGCGACGGACGAGCGCACCGGTCCGCGCTTCCCGCTGTTGCTCACCACCGGCCGCATTCTCAGTCAGTACAATGTTGGCGCGCAGACCCGCCGCACCGATAACGTCGTCTGGCACGAGGAAGATCGGCTCGAACTGCATCCGCACGATGCCGAACAGCGCGGCATCCGCGATGGCGACTGGGTGCGGCTGCAGAGCCGTGCCGGCGAGACGACCCTGCGTGCGCTCATCACCGAGCGTGTGGCGCCGGGCGTGGTCTATACGACCTTCCATCACCCGACCACGCAGGCCAATGTCATCACCACGGAGTTCTCGGACTGGGCCACCAATTGTCCGGAATACAAGGTGACGGCGGTGCAGATCTCGCCCTCGAACGGTCCGTCGGAATGGCAGAAGGAATATGAGGAGCAGGCCCGCCAGTCGCGCCGGATTGCGCCGTTGGAGGCCGCCGAATAA
- a CDS encoding formate dehydrogenase subunit delta, which yields MDTHVHTSSPDRLIYMANQIGDFFNSQGHDKAVAGIAEHIKKFWDPRMRKKIFEHIDNGGAGLKPNVLEAITSLKK from the coding sequence ATGGACACCCACGTGCACACTTCGTCGCCTGACCGGCTGATCTACATGGCCAACCAGATCGGCGACTTCTTCAACAGCCAGGGTCATGACAAGGCCGTGGCGGGCATCGCCGAGCACATCAAGAAGTTCTGGGACCCGCGCATGCGGAAGAAGATCTTCGAGCACATCGACAATGGCGGGGCAGGGCTGAAGCCGAATGTGCTGGAAGCGATCACGTCGCTGAAGAAGTGA
- a CDS encoding L,D-transpeptidase family protein — MINRTLVRALLTSAVLSAGALLAGCNGEQMSLANNAKANKPIPEKMLAEMAAKDMDPQSPMLIRLFKQEAELEVWKQTRSGQFALLKTYPICRWSGDLGPKIREGDRQAPEGFYAITPAQMNPQSSYYLSFNMGYPNAFDKSLGRTGSQLMVHGDCSSRGCYAMTDEQISEIYSFGRESFFGGQRAFQVQAYPFRMTPVNMARHRNNPNMPFWKMIKQGYDHFEVTKQEPKVEFCEQRYVFDPAAPAGSNRPLTFNASAKCPVYEVPAEIADAVRAKEASDDAKTAELISKGTPMAQRRPDIDGGMNRIFASKIPEGSTGLSEPDLPGSQSVAYTRAPGTIPPHVNPPKATAMATASPSFAASMFASSDETALPAAPATTRVAAASSESGFFSSLARKVGIGGDDTTATAASAPVAVPVPVAKPKSAVASKSGPAPAPAAKPAAPASAAVAATGRPPLKPTVAAEPAAPVASASASLSGAAPVISGNSFDSRFSAMR, encoded by the coding sequence TTGATCAATCGCACGCTCGTTCGCGCGCTGCTCACCTCGGCCGTGTTGTCGGCCGGTGCGCTGTTGGCTGGCTGCAACGGCGAGCAGATGTCGCTGGCCAATAATGCCAAGGCGAACAAGCCGATTCCGGAGAAGATGCTGGCCGAGATGGCGGCCAAGGACATGGATCCGCAGTCACCGATGCTGATCCGTCTGTTCAAACAGGAGGCCGAACTCGAGGTCTGGAAGCAGACGCGCTCAGGCCAGTTCGCGCTGCTGAAGACCTATCCGATCTGCCGTTGGTCTGGTGACCTCGGTCCGAAGATCAGGGAAGGTGACCGCCAGGCGCCGGAAGGTTTCTACGCGATTACGCCGGCTCAGATGAACCCGCAGTCGTCCTACTATCTCTCCTTCAACATGGGCTATCCGAACGCGTTCGATAAATCGCTCGGCCGCACCGGCTCGCAATTGATGGTGCATGGCGATTGCTCGTCGCGCGGCTGCTACGCCATGACCGATGAGCAGATTTCGGAAATCTATTCGTTCGGCCGCGAGAGCTTCTTCGGCGGCCAGCGTGCCTTCCAGGTGCAGGCCTATCCATTTCGCATGACGCCGGTGAACATGGCGCGTCATCGCAACAATCCGAACATGCCGTTCTGGAAGATGATCAAGCAGGGCTATGATCATTTCGAAGTGACGAAGCAGGAGCCGAAGGTTGAGTTTTGCGAGCAGCGCTACGTGTTCGATCCCGCTGCGCCTGCCGGCTCGAACAGGCCGCTGACCTTCAACGCCTCAGCCAAATGCCCGGTCTATGAAGTGCCGGCCGAGATCGCCGACGCCGTTCGCGCGAAGGAGGCGTCGGACGATGCCAAGACGGCGGAGCTGATCTCGAAGGGCACGCCGATGGCGCAGCGCCGCCCGGACATCGATGGCGGCATGAACCGGATCTTCGCTTCCAAGATTCCCGAAGGCTCGACCGGCCTGTCGGAGCCGGATCTGCCGGGCTCGCAGAGCGTCGCTTATACGCGTGCGCCTGGCACCATCCCGCCTCACGTCAATCCGCCGAAGGCGACGGCCATGGCAACGGCTTCGCCGTCGTTCGCTGCCTCGATGTTTGCGTCGTCGGATGAGACGGCTTTGCCTGCGGCCCCGGCCACGACGCGCGTTGCCGCCGCTTCGTCGGAGAGCGGCTTCTTCAGCAGCCTCGCCCGGAAGGTGGGTATCGGCGGTGACGATACGACGGCAACCGCGGCATCGGCCCCTGTTGCCGTGCCCGTCCCCGTGGCGAAGCCGAAGTCTGCCGTTGCCAGCAAGTCCGGTCCGGCGCCTGCACCCGCAGCGAAGCCTGCTGCTCCCGCTTCGGCCGCTGTCGCTGCGACCGGCCGTCCGCCGCTGAAGCCGACGGTTGCGGCCGAGCCTGCTGCGCCGGTTGCCTCAGCCAGTGCCTCCCTATCCGGCGCGGCGCCGGTGATCTCGGGCAATTCCTTCGACAGCCGCTTCTCGGCGATGCGCTGA
- a CDS encoding BolA family protein, translating to MTMKDNITKKLTEAFSPHSLTVTDESHLHAGHMGHRPEGETHFRVNIVSEAFEGKSRIDRHRMINTLLAAELAGTVHALAVKAQTPGEA from the coding sequence ATGACCATGAAAGATAACATCACAAAGAAGCTGACGGAGGCTTTCTCGCCCCACAGCCTAACCGTGACCGATGAGTCGCATCTGCATGCCGGTCACATGGGCCACCGTCCCGAGGGTGAAACCCATTTCAGGGTCAATATTGTGTCGGAGGCCTTCGAAGGGAAGAGCCGGATCGACCGGCACCGGATGATCAATACCCTGCTGGCTGCGGAACTCGCCGGAACCGTGCATGCGCTCGCAGTGAAGGCACAGACGCCGGGGGAGGCCTAA
- the secA gene encoding preprotein translocase subunit SecA, translated as MIGALARKLFGSANDRRIKTYQSRVAAINAMESEIAALSDEALKARTDEFKAQLAAGKTLDDILVPAFATVREAAKRTLGQRHFDVQLIGGMVLHEGDIAEMKTGEGKTLVATLAVYLNALAGKGVHVVTVNDYLAKRDSSWMGQIYGFLGLTTGVIVHGLDDAERQAAYACDITYGTNNEYGFDYLRDNMKYRLEDMVQRGHNFAIVDEVDSILIDEARTPLIISGPLDDRSEFYNTIDTFLPSLEKKTDFEVDEKQRTVTLTEAGMEKIETLLRDAGQLKGENLYDVENVSVVHHVNQALRAHSLFTRDKDYIVRNDEVIIIDEFTGRMMQGRRYSEGLHQALEAKEHVTVQPENQTLASITFQNYFRMYGKLAGMTGTALTEADELFDIYKLEVVEVPTNIGINRLDEDDEVYRTQNEKNAAILAEIQRANARMQPVLVGTASIEKSEVLAEYLLKNGYKMIDFADPKGMEKLYAAARSGKPAKLFAVLNARFHEQEAYIVAEAGVPGAITIATNMAGRGTDIKLGGSLEMRTQVETAGIEDEAAKAAKIAEIKAEIDKFREAVLNAKETVEIEPAKGNKPAKTVEKPGGLYIIGSERHESRRIDNQLRGRSGRQGDPGRSKFYLSLEDDLMRIFGSDRLDTMLTRLGLKEGEAIIHPWINKALEKAQQKVEARNFDIRKNLLKYDDVQNDQRKVIFEQRIDLMKNESVAETVADMRHAFIDELVSKHVPENQYAEQWDVAGLKEELKRVLDLDLPVDEWAKEEGIADEEILSRVEQKADEHMAAKVAQWGPDVMRYVEKTILLQTLDHLWREHLVMLDHLRQVIGLRGYGQRDPLQEYKAEAFNLFEALISNMREAVTAQLMRVEIVPPEQQPELPVMEAHKLNPNTGEDEMAFANVALAPSGAAVVPAAQRDPNNPQTWGKVGRNEDCPCGSGKKFKHCHGRYA; from the coding sequence ATGATCGGCGCGCTCGCCCGCAAGCTCTTCGGCTCCGCCAACGACCGCCGCATCAAGACGTATCAATCGCGCGTCGCCGCCATCAATGCGATGGAAAGCGAAATCGCCGCGCTCTCCGACGAAGCGCTAAAGGCCCGCACCGACGAATTCAAGGCGCAGCTCGCCGCCGGCAAGACGCTCGACGATATCCTCGTGCCTGCCTTTGCCACGGTGCGCGAAGCGGCCAAGCGCACCCTCGGCCAGCGCCATTTCGACGTGCAGCTGATCGGCGGCATGGTGCTGCATGAAGGCGACATCGCCGAAATGAAGACCGGCGAAGGCAAGACCCTCGTCGCCACCCTCGCCGTCTATCTTAACGCGCTGGCCGGCAAGGGCGTGCATGTCGTCACCGTCAACGACTACCTCGCCAAGCGCGACTCGAGCTGGATGGGCCAGATCTACGGTTTCCTGGGCCTCACCACCGGCGTGATCGTGCACGGCCTCGACGATGCCGAGCGCCAGGCGGCCTATGCCTGCGACATCACCTACGGCACCAACAACGAATACGGCTTCGACTATCTGCGCGACAACATGAAGTACCGGCTCGAGGACATGGTCCAGCGCGGGCACAATTTTGCGATCGTCGACGAAGTCGACTCGATCCTGATCGACGAAGCGCGCACGCCGCTGATCATCTCCGGCCCGCTCGACGACCGTTCGGAATTCTACAACACCATCGACACCTTCCTGCCCTCGCTCGAGAAGAAGACCGATTTCGAAGTCGACGAGAAGCAGCGCACGGTGACGCTGACCGAAGCCGGTATGGAGAAGATCGAGACACTGCTGCGCGATGCCGGCCAGCTCAAGGGCGAGAACCTGTACGACGTCGAGAACGTCTCCGTCGTGCACCACGTCAATCAGGCGCTGCGCGCCCATTCGCTATTCACCCGTGACAAGGACTACATCGTCCGCAATGACGAGGTGATCATCATCGATGAATTTACCGGCCGCATGATGCAGGGCCGCCGTTACTCGGAAGGCCTGCACCAGGCGCTGGAAGCCAAGGAACATGTGACGGTCCAGCCGGAAAACCAGACGCTGGCCTCGATCACTTTCCAGAACTACTTCCGCATGTACGGCAAACTCGCCGGCATGACCGGTACGGCGCTGACCGAAGCGGACGAACTGTTCGACATCTACAAGCTCGAAGTCGTCGAGGTGCCGACCAATATCGGCATCAACCGTCTGGATGAAGACGACGAGGTCTATCGCACCCAGAACGAAAAGAACGCCGCGATCCTGGCCGAGATTCAGCGCGCCAATGCGCGGATGCAGCCGGTGCTGGTGGGTACGGCATCGATCGAGAAATCGGAAGTGCTGGCCGAATACCTGCTCAAGAACGGCTACAAGATGATCGACTTCGCCGATCCCAAGGGGATGGAGAAGCTCTATGCTGCTGCGCGCTCGGGCAAGCCGGCAAAGTTGTTCGCGGTGCTGAATGCGCGCTTCCATGAGCAGGAAGCTTACATCGTCGCCGAAGCCGGCGTGCCTGGCGCCATCACCATCGCCACCAACATGGCCGGCCGTGGCACCGACATCAAACTCGGCGGCTCGCTGGAAATGCGCACGCAGGTCGAGACCGCGGGCATCGAGGACGAAGCTGCGAAGGCGGCCAAGATCGCCGAGATCAAGGCCGAGATCGACAAGTTCCGCGAGGCCGTGCTGAACGCCAAGGAAACCGTCGAGATTGAGCCGGCGAAGGGCAACAAGCCCGCCAAGACCGTCGAGAAGCCGGGCGGGCTCTACATCATAGGCTCCGAACGCCATGAGTCGCGCCGCATCGACAACCAGCTGCGCGGCCGCTCCGGCCGACAGGGCGACCCCGGCCGCTCGAAGTTCTATCTGTCGCTGGAAGACGACCTGATGCGCATCTTCGGATCGGATCGGCTCGACACCATGCTGACCCGGCTCGGCCTGAAGGAAGGCGAGGCGATCATCCATCCGTGGATCAACAAGGCGCTGGAAAAGGCGCAGCAGAAGGTCGAGGCGCGCAACTTCGACATCCGCAAGAACCTGCTGAAATATGACGACGTGCAGAACGACCAGCGCAAGGTCATTTTCGAGCAGCGCATCGACCTGATGAAGAACGAAAGCGTTGCTGAGACCGTGGCTGACATGCGTCACGCCTTTATCGACGAACTCGTCTCCAAGCACGTGCCGGAAAACCAGTATGCCGAGCAGTGGGATGTCGCCGGCCTGAAGGAAGAGCTGAAGCGCGTGCTCGACCTCGATCTGCCCGTAGACGAATGGGCCAAGGAAGAAGGCATCGCGGATGAGGAAATCCTCAGCCGCGTCGAGCAGAAGGCCGACGAGCACATGGCGGCCAAGGTCGCCCAGTGGGGTCCCGACGTGATGCGTTACGTCGAGAAGACGATCCTGCTGCAAACCCTCGACCATCTGTGGCGCGAGCATCTGGTGATGCTGGACCACCTGCGCCAAGTGATCGGCCTGCGCGGCTATGGCCAGCGCGATCCGCTGCAGGAATACAAGGCAGAAGCATTCAACCTGTTCGAGGCCCTGATCTCGAACATGCGCGAGGCGGTCACGGCGCAGCTGATGCGCGTCGAGATCGTGCCGCCCGAACAGCAGCCCGAATTGCCTGTCATGGAAGCGCACAAGCTCAATCCGAACACGGGCGAGGACGAGATGGCCTTCGCAAACGTCGCGTTGGCGCCGTCAGGGGCGGCCGTCGTGCCGGCCGCGCAGCGCGATCCGAACAATCCGCAGACCTGGGGCAAGGTCGGACGCAACGAGGACTGCCCGTGCGGGTCAGGCAAGAAGTTCAAGCACTGCCACGGTCGGTATGCGTAA
- the fdhD gene encoding formate dehydrogenase accessory sulfurtransferase FdhD: MFEPVRKAARKVWRRHGVSEGLRAVPEETALAITYNGGTYAVMMGTPQDYRDFAYGFSLSEGVVADIGEIESFEAVEFDDGVELRMWLSSDKAESISARRRQIAGPTGCGLCGIDSITEAVKPAAVVGAGGSFTFGQIMTAVDALAPLQKINIETRAVHAAAFWTPDHGIVALREDVGRHNALDKLAGSLAQARIDTGQGMVLLTSRVSVEMVQKTAAIGAPLMVSVSAPTALAIRLAEAAGITLAAIARSDGFEVFTHPHRVTAGVSGQDNGHPRAHFVA, encoded by the coding sequence ATGTTTGAGCCGGTTCGCAAAGCTGCCCGAAAAGTCTGGCGCCGTCACGGCGTCAGCGAGGGGCTGCGCGCCGTACCTGAAGAGACTGCGCTGGCGATCACCTATAACGGCGGGACCTATGCCGTCATGATGGGAACGCCGCAGGATTACCGGGACTTCGCCTATGGCTTCAGCCTGAGTGAGGGGGTGGTTGCAGACATCGGCGAGATCGAAAGCTTCGAGGCCGTCGAATTCGACGATGGTGTCGAGCTGCGCATGTGGCTATCCTCCGACAAGGCAGAAAGCATCAGCGCGCGGCGTCGGCAGATTGCAGGCCCGACGGGCTGCGGATTGTGCGGCATCGACTCGATCACCGAAGCGGTAAAACCAGCTGCGGTGGTCGGAGCGGGTGGCTCATTCACTTTCGGTCAGATCATGACGGCAGTGGATGCGCTTGCGCCGTTGCAGAAGATCAATATCGAGACGCGCGCCGTGCATGCGGCGGCATTCTGGACGCCGGATCACGGTATCGTCGCGCTGCGCGAGGATGTCGGTCGCCACAATGCGCTCGACAAGCTCGCGGGCTCGCTGGCGCAAGCCAGGATCGATACAGGGCAGGGCATGGTGCTGCTCACCAGCCGTGTCTCCGTCGAAATGGTGCAGAAGACCGCTGCCATCGGTGCGCCACTGATGGTGTCCGTTTCCGCGCCCACTGCGCTTGCCATCCGTCTGGCCGAAGCTGCGGGCATCACGCTCGCCGCGATCGCGCGTAGCGACGGTTTCGAGGTTTTCACACATCCGCACCGCGTCACCGCGGGCGTTTCGGGACAAGACAATGGACACCCACGTGCACACTTCGTCGCCTGA
- a CDS encoding J domain-containing protein has translation MPIDSSKFFDSIRIKPNKLSAKQQAAAREASVMCEWPECKNKGPHRAPKGRAQDKEYWHFCLNHVREYNQGYNFFQGMAPDAVASYQKDALTGHRPTWKMGANGTKGKGKTGAANLDGAVDPFSMFDEMNGLGRGRRRAQAEAPKPEARKVMNAERKALQVMGLTAEATLDDVKAKYKALVKQHHPDANGGDRSTEDRLIEVIKAYNYLKTVIRA, from the coding sequence ATGCCCATCGACTCATCCAAATTCTTCGACAGCATCCGTATCAAGCCGAACAAGCTGAGTGCGAAGCAGCAAGCCGCTGCCCGCGAGGCGTCGGTGATGTGCGAGTGGCCCGAATGCAAGAACAAGGGCCCCCATCGTGCGCCGAAGGGCCGTGCGCAGGACAAGGAATATTGGCATTTCTGCCTGAATCACGTCCGCGAATACAATCAGGGCTACAACTTCTTCCAGGGCATGGCCCCGGATGCCGTTGCCAGTTACCAGAAGGACGCGCTGACGGGCCACCGTCCGACCTGGAAAATGGGCGCTAATGGCACCAAGGGCAAAGGCAAGACCGGCGCGGCCAATCTCGACGGCGCCGTCGATCCATTCTCCATGTTCGATGAGATGAATGGCCTCGGCCGTGGTCGCCGCCGCGCTCAGGCGGAAGCGCCGAAGCCCGAAGCGCGCAAGGTCATGAATGCCGAGCGCAAGGCGCTCCAGGTCATGGGCCTGACCGCCGAGGCGACGCTGGACGACGTCAAGGCCAAGTACAAGGCGCTGGTCAAACAGCACCACCCGGACGCCAACGGTGGCGACCGCTCCACGGAAGATCGCCTGATCGAAGTCATCAAGGCTTACAACTACTTGAAGACGGTTATCCGGGCTTAG
- a CDS encoding MgtC/SapB family protein codes for MLSHTEMMIRLVSAAALGSLIGFERERLLWAAGIRTHMLVCVGSCLVMLVSQYGFTHILTQEHVVLDPSRIAAQVVSGIGFLGAGAILVRGEIIKGLTTAASIWTVAAIGLAVGGGLYLAAGASTVIILIILAGMKPLEEAYRSRSQTCMLKVEVENNALTPELLRETLTLRAGQVKRFLVESRDPQGIDELSILLNKVSSQDIATYPAKLRELDGVRSVTVIKRVADRPANLT; via the coding sequence ATGCTGTCCCACACCGAAATGATGATCCGCCTCGTCTCCGCGGCCGCGCTCGGCAGCCTGATCGGCTTCGAGCGCGAGCGGCTGCTGTGGGCCGCGGGCATCCGCACGCACATGCTCGTCTGTGTCGGCTCCTGTCTGGTCATGCTGGTCTCGCAATATGGCTTCACCCATATCCTCACGCAGGAACATGTGGTGCTCGATCCCTCGCGTATCGCGGCGCAGGTGGTGTCGGGAATCGGCTTTCTCGGCGCGGGGGCGATCCTCGTGCGCGGCGAGATCATCAAGGGACTGACAACGGCCGCGAGCATATGGACGGTGGCGGCGATCGGGCTCGCGGTCGGCGGCGGACTTTATCTCGCTGCCGGCGCGTCCACGGTGATTATCCTGATCATTCTCGCCGGCATGAAGCCGCTGGAGGAAGCCTATCGTTCCCGCAGCCAGACCTGCATGCTGAAGGTGGAAGTGGAGAACAATGCGCTGACGCCGGAGCTCCTGCGGGAAACGCTGACGCTGCGCGCCGGTCAGGTGAAACGCTTTCTCGTGGAGAGCCGCGATCCGCAGGGGATCGATGAACTCTCGATCCTGCTCAACAAAGTGTCGTCGCAGGATATTGCGACCTATCCGGCAAAGCTGCGGGAACTCGACGGCGTACGAAGCGTGACGGTGATCAAGCGTGTCGCGGATCGGCCGGCCAACCTGACCTGA